GGTGATGAATCGGAGGGCTTCGTCACGCTCGGCTTGCGCCTGACGCAATCCGCTGATGTCGGTAAATATGATGACATATTCATCATCATGGGTAATGGATACGGTTTCGTGCAGGCGCGTCATGCGCAATAAAAGTGATCGCTCTCCATCGTTGCATTCAATGCAGTTCTGCTCGTGCGCGATTATTCCCAGTCCCAGTTTTCCAAATACCGAATCTCCCGCCAGGGTACGCAATCCCTTAAGTAGCGAGGAGGCTTTTCTTTCGCATAAATCAGACGGCGTGTTGACCTGAAAATAGCGGGCAGCCGCTCGATTGGCCAATATCACGTTACTGAGTGCATCACATATGAGCGTAGGGTCTGGAATTGCTTGCAGGGCATCGTCAAGAAACTTTCTGTAATTGTGGAGCTGTGCCGTGCGCTCTGTTATTTGCTCCTCAAGGGAGTGGTTCAGCTCTCTGAGTTGAGCCTGGACTTCGCATGATTCGCATAAATCGGGGACATAGGGCTGAGTCTGCCGATGAAGAGTTAGCAGCCGCGTGAACAGCATGGCCAATCCGAGCATGGCCACGGGTAATGCACCAAGGTTCTGTGCTGTAACCGGTTCGATCCAGCCAAGTCGCGTGGCTGCAACGCTCCCCAGGTACAGTGCCAGGGTGGTCAGCACCACCGTATGGCCAGGAAGCGGGGCGCGGTGCGCCGCGATTAGCGTCAGGATGCCGAAGCCGACGAAATACACAGCACTGATGCACAGAGCGGCCAGCACGCTCAATTGATGGGTGGCGCTTAAGCCAATTTCTAGCGTCGCCACCAGCAAGCTGAGCCTTAGCGCCCAGCGGTGCAGATTGCCCGACGCAGATGTCGCGCCGGTCATCCCCATCATCACCAGCGTCA
The Pseudomonas triclosanedens DNA segment above includes these coding regions:
- a CDS encoding sensor histidine kinase — translated: MEFLPTTDPLGCAIASTLALTGTLFFSAWRVHRWYWLLSFALAYGFGGVAFGLRGVLQIGEANAPFLQVVLVATALTLVMMGMTGATSASGNLHRWALRLSLLVATLEIGLSATHQLSVLAALCISAVYFVGFGILTLIAAHRAPLPGHTVVLTTLALYLGSVAATRLGWIEPVTAQNLGALPVAMLGLAMLFTRLLTLHRQTQPYVPDLCESCEVQAQLRELNHSLEEQITERTAQLHNYRKFLDDALQAIPDPTLICDALSNVILANRAAARYFQVNTPSDLCERKASSLLKGLRTLAGDSVFGKLGLGIIAHEQNCIECNDGERSLLLRMTRLHETVSITHDDEYVIIFTDISGLRQAQAERDEALRFITHDMRAPQASTLTLIELLRVNPDAVEPEEFIRRVENNARRTLQLAESFLLLSKAQEGEIHLSPCQLDSILYEVIDQAWSIAQACRIDIKLDRPDEGEVLADTALLHRALANLLDNAIKASPPNTEIVCQVTQSNDSWQINVIDQGPGLAQHQVQALLKPFSRSPIGSRHNGFGLGLAFVSKVAQRHGGKLTIESTLGVGTRFSLILPLRTPCNS